From the genome of uncultured Methanobacterium sp.:
TTCATAATCCACCAGTTTTTTAAGGTCCTCATTCTGGTAACTGTAATTCTCGGTGTCCAGAAGTTCTCCATCTTTTAATATGTAAAACTCTGATTCTTCACCATCTGCAGGTTTTTCTTCCTTTTTTTCTTCAGCAGTTTGGGAGCTTATACTCCTGGAGAGTTCAGATAAGGGGTGTCCTTTGCAGGAGACTTCGAATGATTTGTACCATCCGAAGGGTACTCTGCTCACAACCTGATCCCGGGACTGGAGTTCTGATTCCAGGTTGGTGAGTATCTTCTTGGCTGCATCAGGAGCGCCTAAAGATGAGCTTAAATGAGCATAGGGATAAATTACGATGTTTTCAGGTTTAACTTTCCCTGATACATCTAATATTTCCCGGACAGCGTTTTCAACCACTGCAGTTGGGTTTTCTTCATCTTCCTTTTCCACGGCAGTGAAAACCACCAGTGCGTTTTCAAAATGGCCTTTCTTCTTTTCGTCTTCTATTTTCTCTGCAATTCTGGTTTTGGATTTGGTCTGGTACTTCAAATGATCAGAATGAATCAAAAGTATGCGCATACTACCACCTTAATATAAACTGAGTTAATTATATGATTAATTTACCCTTTGTATCGGTTAATTATCTTTCAAGACTTAACCTTAAGAATAAAATTCTGTCTTGATGTTATTTATAAACTACCTCTATATGATTGTCTACCCTAAAAAGAGATAGCATTTAAAAAGCTGTTGGAACAATATTTATAACATTATAAGTTGCGATATTTTTATTTTACTAAATCACAGGTGATTGGATGAGAAGCGATAACATAAAAAAGGGGATGCAAAGAGCCCCTCACCGTTCCCTTTTACGGGCGTGTGGTGTGACTGATGCTGAAATGGAAAAACCATTCATTGGAGTGGCTAACAGTTTTACCGACATAGTCCCAGGACATATTCATTTAAAACAAATTGCTGATGCAGTTAAAATGGGAATCAGCCAGGCGGGAGGTGTGCCTTTCGAGTTCAGCACCATGGCTATTTGCGATGGAATTGCCATGAACCATGAGGGAATGCGCTACTCACTGGCCAGCCGTGAAATTGTGGCAGACACAGTGGAGAGCATGGCTCAGGCCCACAGCCTGGATGCTCTGGTTCTTTTACCCACCTGTGATAAAATCGTGCCTGGTATGCTCATGGCTGCTGCCCGTCTGGATATACCCTCAATAGTGGTCACCGGTGGCCCCATGCTCCCTGGAGAATACAAAGGAGAAGCTGTAGACCTCATAAATGTTTTTGAAGCAGTGGGCAAGGTTTCCGCAGGGAAAATGAGTGAAGAAGAACTGGATGAACTGGAACGTTGCGCCTGTCCTGGAGCTGGATCATGCGCCGGGCTCTTCACCGCCAACAGTATGGCCTGTTTAACTGAAGCCATGGGAATGAGTCTACCCTACTGTGCCACTACCCACGCTGTGGACTCCCGTAAGATCCAGCTGGCCCGGGAATCCGGGGAGAAAATAATGGAACTGGTAGCAAAAAACATCACCCCCTCCATGATCATGACTCAAGATGCTTTTAACAATGCCGTGGTTGTTGATCTGGCACTGGGAGGATCCAGTAACACCGCCCTGCACCTACCAGCCATTGCCCATGAACTGGAAGACAAGGGAGTTAAAGTTAATCTGGACCTTTTCGACTATTACAGCAGGAAAATACCTCACCTGGCTGCAATCAGCCCTTCAGGCAAACATACCATGCTGGACCTGCACAAAGCAGGAGGTATTCCTGCAGTTTTAAAAGTTTTAGGAGATAAAATTGTTCAAGAAGCTCTTACCTGTACTAGTGACTCCATCGGCAATAATATCACCGATGCAGAGGTTTTGGATGATTCAGTTATTCATTCACTGGACAATCCCGTGCACCAGGAAGGAGGTATTGCAGTTTTAAAGGGGAATTTAGCCCCTAATGGTTCTGTGGTGAAACAAGCTGCAGTTAGTGAGGACATGTTAACCCATGAAGGCCCAGCTAAAGTTTACAACAGTGAAGAAGAATGTACCAAAGCCATATTCCAGGGTAAAATACGAGAACAGGATGTAATTGTAATTCGTTATGAAGGTCCCCGTGGGGGTCCAGGTATGAGGGAAATGTTAAACCCCACATCTGCAATATCCGGAATGGGAATTAAATCCGTTGCCCTTCTAACTGATGGTAGATTTTCTGGAGGAACTCGGGGCCCGTGTATTGGCCATGTTTCACCAGAAGCCATGAGTAATGGCCCTATTGCCGTAGTTGAAGATGGGGATATTATAAAGATAGACATACCCCAGAGAAAACTGGAACTTTTAGTTGCAGAAGATGAAATCAAACGAAGACTCCAGAATGTGAAACACCCTGAAAAACAGTTAAAGGGTTGGTTAGCACGTTACAGTAAAATGGCCAGTTCAGCTGATGAAGGTGCTGTTCTTAAATAAGGTGATTTAATGGCTAAAAGGCGAAAAGGAAACACAAAAGCTAATCAAACACCTAAATCTCATTCTAAGGAGAAATCCGGCATGGGAAGGGAAATAGCCAGTTACGTTATAATCATACTGGTGGGAATTATACTGGCCCAGCACCTGAACGTAGTGGTTTCCGGAAGTATGGAGCCTGTATTCTACCGAGGAGACGTGGTAGTTATAGAAAAAACCAATTTCCTGGGCCTACAGGAAATAAACCCCTCTGATCTGAAAGTAGGAGATATTATCATATACCATGCCACCTGGTTCCCAGAACCGGTCATTCATCGAATAATCAGCATCCAAACAGGATCTGACGGGCAGACATATTACGTTACCAAAGGAGATAATAACCCCAAACCAGACCCAAGCCTGGTTTCAACAAGCCAGGTGCAGGCCAAAGTGGTAAGTATTGGTAACCAGCCCCTGGTAATTCCTAAAATAGGTTACATAACCCTATGGATCCGTGGATTATGATCCACTGATTCTATTTATTTTAATCAAGAATAAATCCACTATTAATCATTAAAATAAATATCGCAGACTTAAATCTAAATCAAAACTAAATCTAATCATCAAACACTAATCTAATCTCAGAAATATCACTCTTACAAGGTGAATTTATGTACAGAAAACTGGAACAATATGCTATTAAATCCGTGAAAAAAGCAATTCAAGATCTCGGATGGGAAGAACCCTCTGAAATCAAATTTGAAGTACCACCTAATTCTAATATGGGAGATTTGGCTACATCAGTAGCATTCCAATTAGCTTCATCGCTTAAAAAATCTCCAGTGGAGATTTCACAAAACATTTCAAGTAACATTGAAATTATACCTCCTTTTAAAAAAGTAGAATCCAAAGGACCATATGTTAACTTTTTCTTTGACCCGGAAATGTTCTCACGGATGGTTCTTGAATCAATTCAGGAAGACTACGGTGCACTGGAAAACAAGAATAAAAAAGTAATCCTGGAGCACACTTCTGCCAACCCCAACGGACCATTACACATTGGACACATCAGAAACGCCATTATAGGTGATTCACTGGCCCGTGTTCTTAGAGCAGCTGGTTTCCAGGTGGAAACCCAGTACTATGTTAACGACATGGGGCGACAGATTGCCATGATTGTATGGGGGCTCCAAAACCTGAACTACCAAATGGACCCTGATGGAAAGAAAGATGTGGAGATAGGGAAACTTTACTTCCAGGTTAACCAGGAATTAAAGGCAAATCCAGAAATTAAAAACCAGATAGATTCTATCCTCAAAACATACGAGGAAGAAAACCCACCTGAACTGGAATCAATGTTTAAGGAAGTGGTTAGTAATTGCCTGGAAGGGGTGGAGAATACTTCCCGCCGTATGAACATCACCCACGACGCATTCGTATGGGAGAGCCAGTTTGTCAGGGACGGTTCAATGAAGAAAATACTGGAAACCCTGGATGAGTACACCAAGCAAAATGAAGTGCTCTACCTGGATCTTACTGATTATGGAATTGAAAAGGAACTTATTTTAACCCGTTCAGATGGAACATCCCTTTACAGTACCCGAGACTTGGCCTATCACTTGCAAAAATCTGAAAACTCAGATCAGGTTGTGGATGTTCTGGGTTCGGATCATAAACTGGCCATTGACCAGTTAAAAATTGCCCTGGGCTTATTAGGGGGAAAAAGTCCGGATGTTATTTTCTACGAGTTCATCACCCTGCCTGAAGGGTCCATGTCCACCCGGCGAGGAGTGTTCATCAGTGTGGATGAACTGATAGACGAAGCCACCCAGAGGGCCAGGGTAGAACTGGATGAGCGAAGACCGGAACTGGGTGAAGATGAGAAAAAGAAAATTGCAAAAATCATCGGTGTGGGAGCTATACGCTATTATATTGCACGTTTATCCCCAGAAAAGCACATTGTATTCAAATGGGATGAAGCATTAAGTTTTGAGAGAGGATGTGCATCTATACAGTATGCACATGCACGAGCATGTAAATTACTTGAAAAAAGCAAGGGATTCACTTCATCAGAGGTGGACATAGATGCTTTGAACTTCCAGGATCTGGATACACTTGAAGTTGACCTCTGGAAAACCCTGGCCAGATTCAGTACTATCATTGAAGATTCAGCCCGGGATTTGAGAGTCCATTCTGTGGCCCAGTATGCTCTTGAAGTGGCCGGTGCATTTAATAAGTTCTACAAATCAGTTCCAGTGATAGGATCTGAAAAAGAATTGTTGAGATTACTCCTGGTGGATAAATCCAGAATAACCATTAGAAACTGCCTTGATCTTCTGGGAATAGACGCCCCGCAATCAATGTAGAAGGGAAAAGTAGGATAATGAGTAAATAAATCAATTCTGCTAGCATAGATAAAAATAAAAAAATCGATGCAACTTGCGAAAAACTAGAAGAAAGTAAAAAATCAACTTGCAAAAAAAAGATAAAAATAAAAGATCTATGTAGCTTGCAGAGTATGATAGTAATAAAATAGTATATACTTCAATGTAATTTAAAGTTCATTAAACCTTTATTAAGGTTATTGAACAAAAAGGAGCAAATCTTAATATGATTAGCTAATGATTACTATAAATTTTAGCTAATGATTACTATAAATTAACAACAGTAAATTATTTAAAAAAACTGTTTTAAGGGATGTATTTAATGTCTACTAATACGGAACAAAAAATATTAGACGCCGCTTTAAAAGTTTTCTCCGAAAAAGGTTATAACGGAGCTAGAACAAGAATTATAGCCGAAAAATCTGGTTTCACTGAGATGACCCTATTTAGAAAGTTTGAAACAAAGGAAAATCTCTTTAACCGGGTTTTAGCTGCAAATAAGCAAAAGGTAATGGAAGATGTTAATTCTCTGCTGGTTATTGACGAGGAACTAACAGATCCTAAAGCTCATTTCAGAGCCCTCATCCTCAATCTAGCAGATTTAGTCGATGAAAACTTTGAATACGTGAATATAATTGTTTACGAAAGAGAAAAGATCACCAATTCCATTTCTGAAATATTCATATTACATCTGGCTGATTTTCTGGAAGAAATATTCACCAAAAACATAGTAGATCATACTGTACTAGCATACATGATCTTGAGTTTCCTGTATTTCATCACCCTTAACCGAAAAACAGAGGACGGATGTTTTGATTTAGATGAAGCCATGGAAGAATTTATAAACTACCATTCAAGATGCCTGGAACTGTAACCCTCTGGAACGGTACCTTGCTGGAATTGTAACCCTATTTTTCCACTTATTTCTTCCTTTTTATTATTTTTGATTTGATTCAGCTTAAGCAAATTTAAACTCTCCAAGTGAGAATCTACTATTTAAGTAAACTCAACTCTCAAAAGTAAGAATCTGCTCTTTTTAAGCAAACTCAAATTTCAAGAAAACCAACTCTTAAGAAACTCAAAAGTAAGAATTTACTCTTAAAATTTACTCTTAAGAAACTAACATCAAAGTAAAATCTACCCTTGAGCAAATTCAAATCTAGAAATCTCTTTAAACAAACTTAATCTTTGAGTAAAAGGTACAATATGGCCTTCTGTACATGCAGCCGGTTTTCAGCCTGATCCCATACTGCGGATTGTGGGCCGTTTAATACTTCTTCAGTTATTTCCTGACCCCGAATAGCAGGAAGACAGTGCAAGACCATGGTATCTTCTGCAGCCATTGCCAGGATTGCCTCGTTAACCTGGTAATCCTGCATATCCTTTATTCTCTGGGCTTCTTCATCCTCGTCACCCATACTCACCCACACATCAGTGTAAAGAACATCAGCATCCTTGACTGCTTCGGCAACATCACTGGTGACTTTAATAACCGAACCTGATTTTTGGGCAATCTTCTCTGCCTCTTTTAAAATAACCGGATCAGGTTCATAACCAGTGGGACAGGCTACTGTGAAATTCATGCCCACCATGGCTGTGGCCAGTAATAGGGAGTTACAGACGTTGTTCCCATCACCCAGGTAGGTCATCTGAAGGTCTAAGGTTTTTTTACGTTCCAGTATGGTAAAAATATCAGTGAATGCCTGGCAGGGGTGTTCCAGGTTGGTTAAACCATTGATCACCGGGATATCAGCGTACTTGGCAAACTGGAGAACATCTTCGTGTTCACGTGCCCTGATCATGATACCATCAACATAACGACTCATTGCACGGGCAGTGTCTGGTATGATCTCTCCCCGGCCTAGTTGAAGATCGGAAGCAGATAAATACAGAGGATGTCCACCCAACTGGTACATACCCACTTCAAAGGATATCCTGGTTCTGGTTGAAGATTTCTCGAAAACCATTGCCAGAGATTTACCTTTTAATGGTTTTTCAGGACCCTGTCCTTTTTTAAACTCTTCTGCTTTTTCCAGTATTTCATTCAGATGGTTTCGCGCATCTTGCGCGGATAAAAGATCTTTCATAGGCTCATCCCTTAATTAATCCTTATTTTTAAATAAATGAATGCAAGTAATGATAATTTTGTTTTTATTAATGTGAGTTGTATTACTTCTGAAGAAGAATATCTGCTAATACTTTTACTTAAAGTTTATGAAAAAGAAGAAATTATTACAGTGATATTTTTAACCGAATTCAAGCCTGTAAACCCTTTTAATTGCTTCAAGCTGTTTTTCACTGTTTTTGATTTTTTCTTCATCTTCAATAACTCTTTTCACATTACGGATCCATTCATCATGATTTTTTTGAGACTCCGGAGTAGGACTATTCATTAGCCTATTTTGAGCTTCTTCTACCATTTTCTGATGTTTGATGATAGCCTGTTGTGCATTATCCTGGTCTGATTTTGCCTGTTGAAACAATTGAGATAGTCCTTCCTTTATCTCTTCATCAACCAGAGCCTTGGAATCAGAAAGATCTTTATTCATGTGATTGATTTCCTTATTCCCCAATAAAAGAGCTGGAGTTAACTCATTAAGCTTCAACTGCATATCTTTAATCTTTTGAGAGTCTTCCTGAGAGTTTTCTTTACTATCAAACAATAAAATTTGAGTTTCCAGAGTTAGAACCTCATTTTTAATTCTGGCATTATCTTTTACTGCCCGGTCCAGTTTCAACTCATAGTCCAATATATCTAAGGCAAGTGCTTTAATCCTTTCAGCATTGGGCAGGTTGTTCAGATATCGCCTGGATCTAGTCATTAAACAGCTCACCACTTTCAACAGAATTTATTGATTTAATTCAGCTTATCGAGCTTATTTGGGGTTTTTTTAGTTTATTATTGGCGAATTTCTTTCATATGCTGGATACGTTTCAGGATAAGTTCATCAGTTCCAACATCACTGCGATGGTACAAATCGCCCTGCACATATTGAGTAGCCCTTTCACACCGTTCTTCAGCATCCTGTATACTGTCCGCAGTGGTGACCAAACCTAGTGCCCTTGAACCAGTGGTTAATACATTTCCATCTTTCTGGTTTACTGCTGCGTAAAACACCATTCCACCCTCTGCTTTAATCTTCTCTTCATCCACTTTGATGGGTTGACCTGATTTTCCACTTTCAGGATAACCATTAGGCACCAGATATTTGCAAACTGTTGCCTGTGGCTTGAAATGAGCTTTAGTAAGGTTTCCATCAACCACTCCCTGGCATAACTCCACCATACTGGTTTCTAAAAGTGGCAGTACGTTCATGGCTTCTGGATCTCCGAAACGAGCGTTGTATTCCACCAGTTTGGGCCCGTCACGGCATAACATGAATTGACCGTATAGAACTCCCTTGTAAGGACCTACCTCTTTTTTGACAGCATTAATGGTTTCTTCCATGACTTTAACCGCAGCATCATAGTCTTTCGATTCCATGAAAGGTAAAAGTCCATTTTTATCAGAGTAAGAACCCATTCCACCAGTTATGGGGCCCTGATCTCCCTCATAGGCATGAGGGTGATCCTGAGCTGCCGGCATTGGAATTAAATGATCTCCATCCACCAGGGCCTGTACTGTGAATTCTTCCCCAATCAGACGTTCCTCAATAACCACACTGGCATGGCCCCCGATTTTATTATCAATAATCTCTTTAACGTAACCTTTAGCTTCTTCAGAGTTTTTCAGGTGTTCACCTACAATTTTAACACCCTTCCCACCGGTTAAACCTACTGGCTTCACCACCACATCATCACCAAAGTCATCGATGAACTCACCGGCATCTTCTACTGTGTCAAAGGCACCGTAGGCAATGGATCCGGAGATGTTATGTTGGGTGAATAACTCCCGCATGAATGCCTTGTCTGTTTCAATTCTGGCGGCTTGACGTGTGGGGCCCACACAGGGAACTCCCGCTTCCTGGAGCGTGTCCACAATTCCGTGTTCCAGGGGTGCTTCCGGTCCGATTATGGCCATGTCCACTTTCCAATCCAGGGCCTGTTTTTTCACCCCTTCAATGTCCATTTCACTACCAATCTTGAATTGGGAGATACGGGCAATACCCGGATTTTGATTGCTCATTATTGAATAAATATCAGCTTCTTTATGTAACGCCTGACAAATGGCGTGTTCTCTTGCTCCAGTTCCTACCACCAGAATCTTCATATTAACCCTCCAAGTTTCTTAAATTAAATCTTTAAT
Proteins encoded in this window:
- the argS gene encoding arginine--tRNA ligase, with product MYRKLEQYAIKSVKKAIQDLGWEEPSEIKFEVPPNSNMGDLATSVAFQLASSLKKSPVEISQNISSNIEIIPPFKKVESKGPYVNFFFDPEMFSRMVLESIQEDYGALENKNKKVILEHTSANPNGPLHIGHIRNAIIGDSLARVLRAAGFQVETQYYVNDMGRQIAMIVWGLQNLNYQMDPDGKKDVEIGKLYFQVNQELKANPEIKNQIDSILKTYEEENPPELESMFKEVVSNCLEGVENTSRRMNITHDAFVWESQFVRDGSMKKILETLDEYTKQNEVLYLDLTDYGIEKELILTRSDGTSLYSTRDLAYHLQKSENSDQVVDVLGSDHKLAIDQLKIALGLLGGKSPDVIFYEFITLPEGSMSTRRGVFISVDELIDEATQRARVELDERRPELGEDEKKKIAKIIGVGAIRYYIARLSPEKHIVFKWDEALSFERGCASIQYAHARACKLLEKSKGFTSSEVDIDALNFQDLDTLEVDLWKTLARFSTIIEDSARDLRVHSVAQYALEVAGAFNKFYKSVPVIGSEKELLRLLLVDKSRITIRNCLDLLGIDAPQSM
- the purD gene encoding phosphoribosylamine--glycine ligase, producing MKILVVGTGAREHAICQALHKEADIYSIMSNQNPGIARISQFKIGSEMDIEGVKKQALDWKVDMAIIGPEAPLEHGIVDTLQEAGVPCVGPTRQAARIETDKAFMRELFTQHNISGSIAYGAFDTVEDAGEFIDDFGDDVVVKPVGLTGGKGVKIVGEHLKNSEEAKGYVKEIIDNKIGGHASVVIEERLIGEEFTVQALVDGDHLIPMPAAQDHPHAYEGDQGPITGGMGSYSDKNGLLPFMESKDYDAAVKVMEETINAVKKEVGPYKGVLYGQFMLCRDGPKLVEYNARFGDPEAMNVLPLLETSMVELCQGVVDGNLTKAHFKPQATVCKYLVPNGYPESGKSGQPIKVDEEKIKAEGGMVFYAAVNQKDGNVLTTGSRALGLVTTADSIQDAEERCERATQYVQGDLYHRSDVGTDELILKRIQHMKEIRQ
- a CDS encoding signal peptidase I — translated: MGREIASYVIIILVGIILAQHLNVVVSGSMEPVFYRGDVVVIEKTNFLGLQEINPSDLKVGDIIIYHATWFPEPVIHRIISIQTGSDGQTYYVTKGDNNPKPDPSLVSTSQVQAKVVSIGNQPLVIPKIGYITLWIRGL
- the ilvD gene encoding dihydroxy-acid dehydratase produces the protein MRSDNIKKGMQRAPHRSLLRACGVTDAEMEKPFIGVANSFTDIVPGHIHLKQIADAVKMGISQAGGVPFEFSTMAICDGIAMNHEGMRYSLASREIVADTVESMAQAHSLDALVLLPTCDKIVPGMLMAAARLDIPSIVVTGGPMLPGEYKGEAVDLINVFEAVGKVSAGKMSEEELDELERCACPGAGSCAGLFTANSMACLTEAMGMSLPYCATTHAVDSRKIQLARESGEKIMELVAKNITPSMIMTQDAFNNAVVVDLALGGSSNTALHLPAIAHELEDKGVKVNLDLFDYYSRKIPHLAAISPSGKHTMLDLHKAGGIPAVLKVLGDKIVQEALTCTSDSIGNNITDAEVLDDSVIHSLDNPVHQEGGIAVLKGNLAPNGSVVKQAAVSEDMLTHEGPAKVYNSEEECTKAIFQGKIREQDVIVIRYEGPRGGPGMREMLNPTSAISGMGIKSVALLTDGRFSGGTRGPCIGHVSPEAMSNGPIAVVEDGDIIKIDIPQRKLELLVAEDEIKRRLQNVKHPEKQLKGWLARYSKMASSADEGAVLK
- a CDS encoding TetR/AcrR family transcriptional regulator, with the translated sequence MSTNTEQKILDAALKVFSEKGYNGARTRIIAEKSGFTEMTLFRKFETKENLFNRVLAANKQKVMEDVNSLLVIDEELTDPKAHFRALILNLADLVDENFEYVNIIVYEREKITNSISEIFILHLADFLEEIFTKNIVDHTVLAYMILSFLYFITLNRKTEDGCFDLDEAMEEFINYHSRCLEL
- the argF gene encoding ornithine carbamoyltransferase; translation: MKDLLSAQDARNHLNEILEKAEEFKKGQGPEKPLKGKSLAMVFEKSSTRTRISFEVGMYQLGGHPLYLSASDLQLGRGEIIPDTARAMSRYVDGIMIRAREHEDVLQFAKYADIPVINGLTNLEHPCQAFTDIFTILERKKTLDLQMTYLGDGNNVCNSLLLATAMVGMNFTVACPTGYEPDPVILKEAEKIAQKSGSVIKVTSDVAEAVKDADVLYTDVWVSMGDEDEEAQRIKDMQDYQVNEAILAMAAEDTMVLHCLPAIRGQEITEEVLNGPQSAVWDQAENRLHVQKAILYLLLKD